A window of Fragaria vesca subsp. vesca linkage group LG7, FraVesHawaii_1.0, whole genome shotgun sequence contains these coding sequences:
- the LOC101307634 gene encoding glutaminyl-peptide cyclotransferase-like yields MPTRSLRHRPNKRPSNPKPHTPMAPGRPTSSKSYKTTSLILLMFLILAALALFSVSSNTWSSPGNDAAFNAVYSIQVVNQFPHDPNAFTQGLLYAGNGSLFESTGLYGRSTVRKVDIQTGKVEVLQEMDSKYFGEGLTLLGEKLFQVTWLTQIGFKYDRNDFSKSEKFTHQMKDGWGLATDGKVLFGSDGTSMLYKIDPQTLKVIDKHVVKYKDHEVHNLNELEFIKGEVWANVYQTDCIARISQDDGRVLGWILLPNLREGLVAAGNHAIDVLNGIAWDSNTNRIFVTGKLWPKLYEIKLRPIKKQFKDGAIKQLCLRQTFFR; encoded by the exons ATGCCCACCCGATCACTTCGCCACAGGCCCAATAAGCGACCCTCAAACCCCAAACCCCACACTCCCATGGCTCCCGGCCGTCCTACTTCCTCCAAGTCCTACAAAACCACCTCTCTCATTCTCCTCATGTTTCTCATCCTCGCCGCTCTCGCTCTCTTCAGCGTCTCCTCCAACACGTGGAGCTCACCCGGGAACGACGCCGCGTTTAACGCAGTTTACTCCATTCAGGTCGTTAATCAGTTCCCTCATGACCCCAATGCCTTCACTCAG GGGCTTCTTTATGCCGGAAATGGGAGCCTGTTTGAGTCCACTGGGCTTTATGGCAGG TCAACAGTGCGCAAGGTGGATATTCAAACAGGCAAG GTTGAGGTTCTTCAGGAGATGGATTCTAAATATTTTGGGGAGGGATTAACTCTTCTCGGTGAAAA GCTATTCCAAGTAACTTGGTTGACGCAAATTGGTTTCAAATATGACCGAAATGATTTCAGCAAA TCTGAAAAGTTCACTCATCAAATGAAAGATGGTTGGGGATTGGCCACTGATGGAAAAGTGCTATTTGGGAGTGATGGCACGTCCATGTTGTACAAGATTGACCCTCAAACATTGAAAG TTATAGACAAGCACGTAGTCAAATACAAAGATCATGAAGTGCACAACCTCAATGAGTTGGAGTTTATAAAAGGCGAAGTTTGGGCAAATGTTTATCAG ACAGACTGCATTGCTAGAATCTCGCAAGACGATGGTAGAGTGCTTGGATGGATTCTCCTTCCAAATTTAAG GGAGGGCTTAGTAGCTGCTGGGAATCAT GCTATAGATGTGCTAAATGGCATTGCATGGGATAGCAACACCAACCGTATCTTTG TGACTGGCAAACTATGGCCAAAGCTTTATGAGATCAAGCTGCGTCCAATAAAGAAACAGTTCAAGGACGGAGCCATCAAGCAGCTATGCCTGCGGCAGACATTCTTTCGTTGA
- the LOC101305811 gene encoding probable serine/threonine-protein kinase At1g01540-like, giving the protein MTLLSDKLVHLIQTLSSIAFSLKQKLMNPTLLLGAKLWVLIVTLIVLFTLLVIVIVLVIYIIKYLRGRKSYDTDLCVQTPIASKVPHNPYGHSSLNRRLLSLNMSEIEMNIGKERHTVFSDQLSCTGASGMTPTSAKVNVLQSRYIPVVKDVWRGDKFTLRELEAATNGFGKDNLIGNGDYGIVYHGVLFNNTRVAVKRLVSDSCHEDDFIAEMEAIGHVRHKNLVKLLGYRIERAYRLLVNEYVDNKSLHYWLHECPLNVSPLTWDIRMKIIQGIAKGLAYLHEDIEPNIFHMTLISSNVLLDQQWEPKLSDFGLAKLYSPAWGITIMESLGYVAPEYFATGDFDEKSDVYSFGILLMEIICGRSPIDRTQCQPYLIDWLKSMVASQTTAYVVDPKLPEKPYSKELKRLLLVALRCVDPDLEVRPRMGEVLHMLEHARTPGLANGQCKIYSFVSSPFAFTFYDQWLMRYRDCSSSSPTRKLLQE; this is encoded by the exons ATGACTCTTCTCTCTGATAAGCTTGTTCATCTCATTCAAACCTTGTCTTCCATTGCATTTTCTCTTAAGCAGAAGCTCATGAACCCAACCTTGTTGCTTGGTGCCAAGCTATGGGTTTTGATTGTGACCTTGATTGTTCTATTCACCCTTCTGGTGATTGTCATTGTCTTGGTGATCTACATCATCAAGTACCTGCGAGGCCGAAAATCCTACGACACTGATTTGTGTGTACAAACTCCCATTGCTTCTAAAGTCCCTCACAATCCCTATGGCCACTCATCCCTCAATCGGAGGCTACTTTCGCTTAACATGTCCGAAATTGAGATGAACATTGGGAAGGAGAGGCATACTGTGTTCTCTGATCAGCTGTCCTGTACTGGTGCCAGTGGGATGACCCCAACTAGTGCTAAGGTGAATGTATTGCAATCTAGGTACATTCCAGTGGTTAAAGATGTGTGGAGAGGTGACAAGTTTACTTTAAGGGAACTTGAGGCAGCAACAAATGGGTTTGGTAAAGATAATCTGATTGGCAATGGAGACTATGGCATTGTTTATCATGGCGTTCTGTTTAATAATACTCGAGTTGCAGTGAAGAGGCTTGTGAGTGACAG TTGCCATGAGGATGATTTCATAGCAGAAATGGAGGCTATTGGGCATGTGAGGCACAAAAATCTTGTCAAACTGCTCGGATACAGAATCGAAAGAGCTTACAG ATTGCTTGTGAATGAGTATGTAGATAACAAAAGTCTGCACTATTGGCTTCATGAATGTCCACTAAATGTCAGCCCTCTAACATGGGACATCCGGATGAAAATAATCCAAGGAATAGCAAAAGG ATTGGCCTACCTTCATGAGGATATTGAACCAAACATTTTCCATATGACCCTAATATCTAGCAATGTACTGCTTGATCAACAGTGGGAACCTAAGCTTTCTGATTTTGGCCTTGCTAAGCTATACAGTCCGGCGTGGGGAATCACTATAATGGAATCGTTAGG TTATGTTGCCCCAGAATATTTTGCCACTGGTGATTTTGATGAGAAGTCGGATGTTTATAGCTTCGGAATACTTCTTATGGAGATAATTTGTGGCAGGAGTCCTATTGATCGTACTCAATGCCAA CCATATCTGATAGACTGGTTAAAGTCCATGGTTGCTAGTCAAACAACTGCTTATGTAGTTGATCCTAAATTGCCAGAGAAGCCATATTCAAAAGAACTCAAAAGGCTTCTTCTGGTTGCTCTTCGTTGCGTTGATCCTGATTTAGAAGTTAGGCCGAGAATGGGAGAAGTTCTTCACATGCTTGAGCATGCTCGAACCCCTGGACTTGCTAATGGACAGTGTAAGATCTACAGCTTTGTCTCCTCTCCATTTGCATTTACATTCTAT GATCAATGGCTTATGAGATATAGAGACTGCTCGTCATCTTCGCCTACAAGAAAGCTTCTGCAAGAATAG
- the LOC101307935 gene encoding acidic endochitinase-like, which translates to MASVSAAALLSLATLLLLAVGSNAGGIAIYWGQNGNEGTLAQTCASGNYQFVNIAFLSSFGNGRTPTLNLAGHCDPSSNTCTKFSSQIKSCQAEGIKVILSIGGGWGGQYSLASSEDARQVGAYLWNNFLGGHSTSRPLGDAVLDGVDFDIEGGNDQYWDDLARYLSAHSKKGGKKVYLTAAPQCPFPDANIGNALKTGLFDNVWVQFYNNPPCQYTSGNVTNLEDAWKQWTSAIPAQQIFLGLPAAPEAAGSGFIPAAALTTTVLPGIKTSDKYGGVMLWSKYYDDLDGYSSSIKNHV; encoded by the coding sequence ATGGCTTCAGTTTCTGCAGCAGCATTGCTATCTTTAGCAACACTGCTACTTCTGGCAGTTGGTTCTAATGCAGGAGGTATCGCGATTTACTGGGGACAGAATGGAAATGAGGGCACATTAGCACAGACTTGTGCCTCAGGGAACTACCAATTTGTGAACATAGCTTTCCTCTCATCGTTTGGCAATGGCCGGACCCCTACCTTAAACCTGGCGGGTCACTGTGATCCGTCTAGCAATACATGCACCAAGTTCAGCTCGCAGATCAAGTCGTGCCAAGCCGAAGGCATCAAGGTCATATTGTCTATTGGGGGAGGCTGGGGAGGACAATACTCTCTAGCTTCATCAGAAGATGCCCGCCAAGTTGGTGCTTATTTGTGGAACAACTTCTTGGGAGGACACTCCACTTCAAGGCCATTAGGAGATGCTGTTTTGGATGGAGTTGATTTCGACATTGAAGGAGGGAATGATCAGTACTGGGATGACCTTGCTAGGTACCTTTCGGCGCATAGCAAGAAGGGCGGCAAGAAAGTTTACTTGACTGCTGCTCCACAGTGTCCCTTTCCTGATGCTAATATTGGAAATGCACTTAAGACAGGCCTATTTGACAATGTTTGGGTTCAATTCTACAACAACCCTCCTTGTCAGTACACTTCTGGTAATGTCACCAATCTCGAAGATGCTTGGAAGCAATGGACTTCAGCCATTCCTGCACAGCAGATCTTCTTAGGACTCCCTGCGGCGCCTGAAGCTGCTGGTAGCGGATTCATTCCTGCTGCTGCGCTCACTACAACAGTCCTTCCGGGGATCAAAACTTCAGATAAATATGGCGGTGTCATGCTTTGGTCCAAGTATTATGATGATCTTGATGGATACAGCTCCTCAATCAAGAATCATGTCTAG